TACTTTCACTGTTTCACCGTGTACAACTTGCCGGACAAAGTGCCAATTGATGCAACTTATGCCCTCCTGTTGGCAGAATCTTGCCAATGCGTGCAAAATGACCGGCAAAATAAGCATCAATCAATCAGCATAATAGTTAGCTGTCAATGAGAAATGCCGAAATGCTTGTCAAAACCTTACTCGTCAGCCAATTCAGGATAATCCTTGAATACCTTCTCTAATTCCTTCCATCTCCCTTCTCCGTCATTGGCTTGCTTGGTTCCCGGAGTGCTTCTTCCTGCTGTGACATATACTTGCAGCAGTTTCAGCAACTGCAAAGCGACGCTTTTGTGCTTGGCTACGACATTTTGCTTTTCTCCGATGTCGTTTTTGATATCATACAGTTGCAATAGGGGGAAACCGCCTTTTTTCACATCTTCTGCCATCGGATAGCTCCATCCACCGGATGTAGGGGTGACAACGAGCTTCCAATTGCCTTGCCGGATGGAGAAATCACCGTCATAGGAATGATGTACAGTGGCTTCGCGGACTATCTTCTTTGAATCAGGGCGGCGTAGCAGCGTTTTCAGACTATAACTATCTTCTCCTTCGTTGTCTTTCAGCTTGATACCGTTCAAATCGGCAAAAGTAGCAAAGAAGTCGGTAAGGCAGATAGTCTGCTCCACCTTTCCGGGCTTGGTATGTCCTTTCCACTGCAACAGGCAGGGAATGCGATGTCCTCCCTCGTACAAGTCGGACTTCATGCCACGGAAGATATAGCTGGGGTTGTGTCCTTTTTCCTTTAGGGTCTTGAAATCTGCCGCAGGCGAACATCCATTGTCCGAAGTAAACACCACCAGCGTATTTTCTTCGATGCCGCAGTCGGCCAACGCCTGTAACACCTGCCCCATCATGGCATCTGTCATCATGACAAAATCTCCGTAAGCACCTACGCCCGAACGTCCTTCCCAATCTTTAGTAGGGAGAATTGGGGTATGGGGCGAAGGAAGGGGCAGATAGAGAAAGAACGGATTCCGGTCTGCCGCGTGTTGGTGTATGTAGTTTACGGCGCGTTGGGTAAAATTGGGCAGAACTTGTTCGTGAACAAAGTCGGGAGCCGTCAGGCCTTTACGCCAGAATCCCAGTCCCGTGCCTTCTGTATAGTGATCGGGAATAGCCGTGGGGCGCTCGTTTTCTACATAGACATAAGGAGCCATATCCAAGGAACCGCAGATGCCATAAAAATAGTCAAATCCCACAGCAGTAGGTCCTCTTCCGATAGGCTTCTCGAAGTCGATGCTGTCTTTGCCTTTCTCTATGCCCGGCCAGTCCCATCCCAGATGCCATTTGCCGATGCAAGCAGTGGAGTAACCTTTTTCTTTAAGCATGGAGGCCATCGTGGATCGTCCTTCGGGAATCAGGCAGGTTTCGTCACCCCAATATACTTGTGATTTCAAATTGGAACGCCAGTTATATCTGCCTGTAAGTATGCCGTAGCGTGAAGGTGTGCTTACGGCGGAGCAGGAGTGCGCATCGGTGAAACTGATTCCGTTTCGCACCATTCCGTCTAAATGTGGAGTGCCGAAAGGACATTGCTCATTGAGGGCGGATACGTCTCCATATCCCATATCGTCCACCAATACGAAAATGATATTGGGCTTCCGGATGTTTCCGGCTTGTACTGATGCGGCCAATAAGGGGATCATTAGCGCGATG
Above is a window of Bacteroides helcogenes P 36-108 DNA encoding:
- a CDS encoding sulfatase family protein — its product is MKRNIALMIPLLAASVQAGNIRKPNIIFVLVDDMGYGDVSALNEQCPFGTPHLDGMVRNGISFTDAHSCSAVSTPSRYGILTGRYNWRSNLKSQVYWGDETCLIPEGRSTMASMLKEKGYSTACIGKWHLGWDWPGIEKGKDSIDFEKPIGRGPTAVGFDYFYGICGSLDMAPYVYVENERPTAIPDHYTEGTGLGFWRKGLTAPDFVHEQVLPNFTQRAVNYIHQHAADRNPFFLYLPLPSPHTPILPTKDWEGRSGVGAYGDFVMMTDAMMGQVLQALADCGIEENTLVVFTSDNGCSPAADFKTLKEKGHNPSYIFRGMKSDLYEGGHRIPCLLQWKGHTKPGKVEQTICLTDFFATFADLNGIKLKDNEGEDSYSLKTLLRRPDSKKIVREATVHHSYDGDFSIRQGNWKLVVTPTSGGWSYPMAEDVKKGGFPLLQLYDIKNDIGEKQNVVAKHKSVALQLLKLLQVYVTAGRSTPGTKQANDGEGRWKELEKVFKDYPELADE